CCCCTGCGGTCACCCCTTCGATATTGAAACGCCGGTAATCGCTTTTCAGCGGGCCTTCTGGCCCGAATACCACGCAGGAAGCGACAGTGGCTTCGCCACTGGAGTGGCTGATGTCATAGCATTCAAGGCGATTGGGCAGTTCATCCAGCCCCAGTGCTTCCTGCAGCGCGATAAAGCGCTGCTGCACGTGTTGTTTGTTGGCCAGTTGGCCAGCCAGGGCCTGTTCGGCATTGCTGACCGCCATTTGCTGCCAGCGGGCGCGAGTACCACGCACCCGCTGGCTGATGCTGACACTGTAACCACGCGCCGCAGCCAGGGCTTCGGCAACCACCGGCATATCGTCATCCACTGCATTGACAATGATCTGCCCCGGCACCTCGCGCTCGCTGGCACCCAGGTAATACTGTGGCAAAAAGGCCGCGAGGACTTGCCCCGGTGTCTGTTCGATAGGTACGCGGGGGAAGTGGTTGCGCGTGCCCAGTACCCTGCCCTGACGCACCATGACCACATGCACGCAAGCACCGCCAGGCGTTACGGCAGCGGCGAGGACATCGACATTGCCCTGCTCTGTATCCATGGTTTGCTGATCCTGCACCCGGCGCAGCAGGGAAATCTGGTCGCGCAATTCAGCGGCACGCTCAAAGTCCAGCGCGCTGGCGGCTTTTTCCATGGCTTCGCTGAGTTCGCCATTCAAGGCGTTGCTGCGGCCTTCAAGAAACATGACCGAGTGCCGAACGTCTTCGGCGTACTCCTGCTCGTCCACCAGACCGACACAGGGCCCTTTGCAGCGCTTGATCTGATATTGCAGGCAGGGTCGTGTGCGGTTGCGAAAGTAGCTGTCTTCGCACTGGCGAACCTGAAAGGCTTTCTGCAACAGGTTGAGACTTTCACGAATCGCCCCGGCGCTCGGGTACGGGCCGAAGTAGCGGCCTTTAACGCGTTTGGTCCCGCGGTGCAGCCCAAGGCGGGGGAATGTATCCTGACTGGAGAGAAACACATAGGGATAGGATTTGTCATCCCGCAGCAGAATATTGTAGGGCGGGCGCTCGGACTTGATCAGGCTCTGTTCCAGCAGTAGCGCTTCGGTCTCATTGGCCGTGATGGTGGTATCGACTTGACGGATGCGCGCCACCAGCGCAGCGGTCTTGGGACTCAGCCCGGTTTTGCGAAAATAACTGGCGAGACGATTTTTGAGATTCTTGGCCTTGCCGACGTACAGCACCTGACCATCACCGGCGTACATGCGATAAACGCCTGGCTTGCTGGTAACCGTGGCCAGAAAGGCACTGGCATCGAAGGTGTCTGCCGCCATAGTCAACGGGCTTCGATCATGCCGTGACGGACTGCCAGCAGGGTCAACTCCACATCACTGGTAATGCCCAGCTTTTCGAAAATGCGGTAGCGGTATGTATTCACGGTTTTCGGACTGAGGCAGAGCTTGTCTGAGATGCTCTGAACCTTCTCGCAACTGACGATCATCAGCGCGATCTGGATTTCCCGTTCAGACAATTGATCAAAGGGGGTTTCCGTGTCCTGGCCAAAGGGTTTCAACGCCAGCAGCTGAGCAATCTCCGGGCTGATATAGCGCTGCCCCTTGCTGACCTGGCGAATCGCCGTGACCATCTCTTCCAGGGCTGCGCCCTTGGTGATGTATCCGG
This sequence is a window from Halopseudomonas salegens. Protein-coding genes within it:
- the uvrC gene encoding excinuclease ABC subunit UvrC, whose translation is MAADTFDASAFLATVTSKPGVYRMYAGDGQVLYVGKAKNLKNRLASYFRKTGLSPKTAALVARIRQVDTTITANETEALLLEQSLIKSERPPYNILLRDDKSYPYVFLSSQDTFPRLGLHRGTKRVKGRYFGPYPSAGAIRESLNLLQKAFQVRQCEDSYFRNRTRPCLQYQIKRCKGPCVGLVDEQEYAEDVRHSVMFLEGRSNALNGELSEAMEKAASALDFERAAELRDQISLLRRVQDQQTMDTEQGNVDVLAAAVTPGGACVHVVMVRQGRVLGTRNHFPRVPIEQTPGQVLAAFLPQYYLGASEREVPGQIIVNAVDDDMPVVAEALAAARGYSVSISQRVRGTRARWQQMAVSNAEQALAGQLANKQHVQQRFIALQEALGLDELPNRLECYDISHSSGEATVASCVVFGPEGPLKSDYRRFNIEGVTAGDDYAAMRQALMRRFQRIQDGEGKLPDVLIVDGGKGQMSMAREVLQELAIHDLTLLGVAKGVTRKAGMETLFLNDTQNELRLQEHSPALHLIQHIRDEAHRFAITGHRQRRGKARNQSPLEGIAGVGPKRRRELLKHFGGLQELSRASNEEIAKAPGISKALAEKIYAALHSA
- the gacA gene encoding response regulator transcription factor GacA, which produces MIKVLVVDDHDLVRTGISRMLADVPDLDVVGEADNGETAITLARQLHPDVVLMDVRMPGIGGLEATRKLLQHDRNVKVIAVTVCHEEPFPTRLMQAGAAGYITKGAALEEMVTAIRQVSKGQRYISPEIAQLLALKPFGQDTETPFDQLSEREIQIALMIVSCEKVQSISDKLCLSPKTVNTYRYRIFEKLGITSDVELTLLAVRHGMIEAR